The following DNA comes from Chloroflexota bacterium.
CCCAGCCGCACCGCGGACATCGAGCAGACACTGGTGGTGGGGGTGCACGGGCCGGGGGTGGTGTATCTGGTGATCATCGAGGAGTAGCGCCGCGGTCCAGCGCCCTTCGACAGGCTCAGGACGAACGGAGGCGGCTGCGACGCCGCATCGCACGCAGCCCTCGCAACGTCGCCCGCGCCAGGCGCTCGCTTGGGTGCGCTATCGCGTCTTCAAGGGAGACTGCGCCCGTCGCCATGCCCGTCAGCGCCGTGAACCCCTCGGCGTAGAGCTTGCGCCAGCCGGGGCCGAGGCTTCCGCCGACGCCGAGCACGGGAATGCCGCGTGCCACCGCGCGGTTCGCGACGACAGCGGGGGCCTTGTGGTAGGCGGTCTGCCAGTCGAGACGGCCCTCGCCGGTGACCACGAGCGCCGCCCCTTCCAGCCGCGCGTCGAGGCCGACGGCCTCGGCGACGATGTCGGCGCCCCAGGCGAGGCGCGCGCCGAGGAAGGCCACCAACCCCGCGCCCATGCCGCCGGCCGCGCCGCCGCCCGCAATGCCGGACACGTCCACGCCAAGGTCCCGTCGCGCGATGTCCGCCACGCGCCCCAGCGCGCGGTCCAGCGTCGCGAGGTCCTCGGGAGAAGCGCCCTTCTGCGGGCCGAAGGTGGCCGCCGCGCCTGCGGGGCCGCACAGGACGTTGGTCACGTCCGTGGCGACGATCAGCTCCGTGTCCCGGAGCCGCGCGTCCAGCCCAGAGGCGTCGATGGCGGCGAGGTCAAGCAAGCCTGCGCCGCCGGGGGCGATGGGCTCGCCGCCCGCGCGCAGGAGGCGGACGCCCATCGACGTTGCGAGGCCGGCGCCGCCGTCGTTGGTGGCGCTGCCGCCGATGCCGAGGATGATGCGCCGGTAGCCGACGTCCAGCGCGGCGCGGATTACGGAGCCGACGCCGTAGGTGGTCGCGTGGAGCGGATCTCGGACGTTGGGGGGAAGCAGGGCGAGGCCGCACGCCTGCGCGGTCTCGACGACGGCGGTGTCGCCGCCGCCGAGGGCGCCCCAGCGGGCGGTGACCGGCTCGCCGAGGGGCCCGGTGGTGTCCACGGCGTGGTACGCGCCGCCGGTGGCCTCCACGAGGGCGTCGAGGGTGCCGTCGCCGCCGTCGGCCATGGGGCAGCGTACGATGCCGGCGGTGGGGTACGCGGCGCGGGCGGCCTCGGCCATGGCGTCGGCGGCTTGCCCGGCGGACAGGGTGCCCTTGAACGCCTGCGGGGCGATGACGATCTTCATAGGGACAGGGTAGCGGTCGGCGGGCCGGTGGGCCAGTTCCCGCTGCCGCGGGACGGGCGGTTCGCGAACCGCCCCTACGCCTGGAGGTGGGCGGGGAGGGTTTGCCGGGGTTCCTGCCTTCGCAGGAACGACGAGGGGGCCTAGAGCGCAGTAGAGCGGCGGGGGTAGCGCCAACGCTCGGCGCGCATGATGGACTCAAGGGCCTCCGCCGTGTCGTCGATGCGGCCGTTCTCGTTCACGACGACGTAGTCGAACATGGGCACGCGCTCCATCTCGTGCCGGGCGGTCTCCAGCCTGCGTTCCAGGTCGACGGTCAGCTCGCTCTCGCGGGCGCGCAGGCGGCGCTCCAGCTCCTCCAGGGACGGCGGCGCGAGGAAGACGAACACGCCATCAGGGTCCAGCCGCTTGATGGTCTGCGCGCCCTGGACGTCGATCTTGATGATGACGTCCATCCCGCTGGCCAACGCATCGCTCACCTGGTCCCTGGGGACGCCGTAGCGATGGCCATAGACCTCGGCGCTTTCCAGAAAGCCGCCCTCGGCAAGCTTCTGCTCGAAGGCATCGCGGTCGAGGAAGATATAGTCGACGCCGTCGGTCTCCGTGGGCCGCCGGGGACGCGTGGTTGCCGTCACGACAAAATGCACCGGGTACTTCCGCTCGCGGAGGCGCAGGAGGACGGCGTCCTTGCCGACGCCAGAGGGGCCGGACACGACCATCATCAGGGGATGAGGCGCGAGCGCCACGGGGAGCGTTGCGTCATTGGGCGAGGTCACGCGTCACCGCCCGGGCGCGGCGTGGGGCGTTGGATCCGGGGGCAGGCCGGCGGGGCTGTCGCCACGATCATGCCGTTCACTCCCGCATTGCCGCCGAGTGGCAGCCTAGTCCCGCCTGTAGATCGTCGGGTCCTCTTTTTCCTGGCCCATGTCACGGAACCGCCTGGCCACCGTGTCTCCCAGCAGCATGCCCATGAACTGGTCGGAGGCCTTGAGGCCCTCGGTGGGGGAGTCCTCTTCGCCCTCGCGGCCGAGCATCCACCGAGCGCGGGCCTCCCACGCCTCGACGAGCGCCCGCTCCAGCGCGGCCTGATCGTCCTTGACCATGCCGCGCAGCCGGTGCAGGTCCTTGATGAGCTCGTCGATCCAGTACACGATGGCGTCGCGGTTGGTCACGGCGATATCGCGGTGCATGACGGGGTCGCCGGACGCCAAGCGGGAGATGTCGCGGAAACCGCTCGACGCCAGCTTGCCCATCTCGCGCCAGCCGGCGCTCCTAGTCGCCGTGTTGACCAGCGAGACGGAGAGCATGAAGGGCAGGTGGCTCACGGCGGCGACGTAGCTGTCGTGCTCCGCGGGGTCGACGAAGTAGGGCTTGGCGCCGATGGCCTGCACCAGCGAGACGATGACCTGCACCGACTCCGCAGTGGCGCTGCGGGCCGGGCAGATGGCGTAGACGGCGCCGTTGATCAAGGCGGCCTCGGCCTCCTTGGGGCCGGAGGTCTCCTTGCCCGCCATCGGGTGGCCGCCGACGAAGCTCACGCCGTCCGGAAGCAACTCCTCCGCCCATGAGACCACGTCAGCCTTGGTGCTGCCGGTGTCTGTGACGATTGCGCCCGGGGAGAGGAACTCGGCGATGAACTCGAAGAGGTCGCGCATGGCGAGGACGGGGATAGCGACGATGACGATGCTCGCGTCGCGCACGGCATCGGGGATCGTGCGCGCCTCCCGGTCGATGGCGCCCATTTTCCGGGCCGTCGAGGTGTAGGACGGCTCCAGGTCGATGCCGACGACCTCGAAGTCCTTGTTCTGCGTCTGCCGGATGGCGAGGCCCATGGACGTGCCGATGAGCCCCAGTCCGATGATGGCGATCTTGTCCATGAAGGCTCCCATTCTCCCGGCGCTCGATTCGTGCACCTATTATACGCGGGTATTTGGTTCTTGCGGCAAGGCGTGCTACAGGACGATGCCCTGAAGGAAGCGGATGGGCGGGCCGATGATCCATGCGAGGATGCCCACGCCAAACATGATGTCCAGCATGATGACGACGAGTAGAATGCCCGGGCCGTAGGGTTCCAGCCGGAGGAGAGGTATCGCGAGGGCGCGGGGGAGCAGGCCCGCCGCAACCTTGGAGCCGTCCAGCGGGGCCAGCGGAATCAGGTTGAACACGCCGAGGATGAGGTTCAGGAAGAGCCACATGGCGAAGAACTGCCCGATGACCATCGACACCGGCGCCCCCGACTCCAGCGGCGTGAAGACGACGTTGTACGGCCACTCCACGATGCCCAGCTTGAACAGCAGCCCAATCAGGAAGGCCAGCACGAAGTTGGACAGGGGGCCGGCGAAGGCGACCAGCATCATGGCTTTGAGCGCGTTCGCTCCGAAGGCGTGGCCGTTCACCGGCACCGGCTTGCCCCAGCCGCAACCGGCCAGCAAGAACATGATGCTGCCCGCGGGGTCCAGGTGCGCCTTTGGGTTCAGTGACAACCGCCCGAGCCGCCGCGCGGTGTCGTCGCCGAGGGAGCTGGCGGTCAGGGCGTGGCTGAACTCGTGGAAGGTGACGCTGGCGACCACCGCCAGGAGGAGCATGGCGGTGAAGATGAAGAAGGCCGCCGGGTCCTCGCCCAGGATGCCGATGTTACGGAAGATCA
Coding sequences within:
- a CDS encoding glycerate kinase, coding for MKIVIAPQAFKGTLSAGQAADAMAEAARAAYPTAGIVRCPMADGGDGTLDALVEATGGAYHAVDTTGPLGEPVTARWGALGGGDTAVVETAQACGLALLPPNVRDPLHATTYGVGSVIRAALDVGYRRIILGIGGSATNDGGAGLATSMGVRLLRAGGEPIAPGGAGLLDLAAIDASGLDARLRDTELIVATDVTNVLCGPAGAAATFGPQKGASPEDLATLDRALGRVADIARRDLGVDVSGIAGGGAAGGMGAGLVAFLGARLAWGADIVAEAVGLDARLEGAALVVTGEGRLDWQTAYHKAPAVVANRAVARGIPVLGVGGSLGPGWRKLYAEGFTALTGMATGAVSLEDAIAHPSERLARATLRGLRAMRRRSRLRSS
- a CDS encoding guanylate kinase, coding for MTSPNDATLPVALAPHPLMMVVSGPSGVGKDAVLLRLRERKYPVHFVVTATTRPRRPTETDGVDYIFLDRDAFEQKLAEGGFLESAEVYGHRYGVPRDQVSDALASGMDVIIKIDVQGAQTIKRLDPDGVFVFLAPPSLEELERRLRARESELTVDLERRLETARHEMERVPMFDYVVVNENGRIDDTAEALESIMRAERWRYPRRSTAL
- a CDS encoding prephenate dehydrogenase/arogenate dehydrogenase family protein; protein product: MDKIAIIGLGLIGTSMGLAIRQTQNKDFEVVGIDLEPSYTSTARKMGAIDREARTIPDAVRDASIVIVAIPVLAMRDLFEFIAEFLSPGAIVTDTGSTKADVVSWAEELLPDGVSFVGGHPMAGKETSGPKEAEAALINGAVYAICPARSATAESVQVIVSLVQAIGAKPYFVDPAEHDSYVAAVSHLPFMLSVSLVNTATRSAGWREMGKLASSGFRDISRLASGDPVMHRDIAVTNRDAIVYWIDELIKDLHRLRGMVKDDQAALERALVEAWEARARWMLGREGEEDSPTEGLKASDQFMGMLLGDTVARRFRDMGQEKEDPTIYRRD
- a CDS encoding site-2 protease family protein, encoding MIFRNIGILGEDPAAFFIFTAMLLLAVVASVTFHEFSHALTASSLGDDTARRLGRLSLNPKAHLDPAGSIMFLLAGCGWGKPVPVNGHAFGANALKAMMLVAFAGPLSNFVLAFLIGLLFKLGIVEWPYNVVFTPLESGAPVSMVIGQFFAMWLFLNLILGVFNLIPLAPLDGSKVAAGLLPRALAIPLLRLEPYGPGILLVVIMLDIMFGVGILAWIIGPPIRFLQGIVL